In Geotrypetes seraphini chromosome 11, aGeoSer1.1, whole genome shotgun sequence, the genomic window GGGGCGGGACCCTGCCCTTCTATGCTTCGACCCTTACGAATGGCCTGGAGCTGGTGGCGGTCTTCCTTGGGGGGCGCGGTGGGTCCTTCGCCTTTTACGGAATTGGTGGGTAATCCTAAGTTTCCTGCTGGTTTGTTGCACGCATTTTTTGCCTCAGTTCGGACGTCTGGGTGTCGCTTTGTGGGGCAGGTtgttgaagtggggtcaggatCGGTTCCCTCTTTTCTGGCATGTCGGGACCGCTGGGGTTGGACCGCAGGGTCTATGTTTGCATACCTGCAGATGCGTAGTTATTGTTTGGCGCTCCGTTCGCCAGAGGGCAGCTTGCCCACTTTCACTTCCTTGGATCACCAGTTTTTGTCCGCCCCATCTGACTTTAACACGCTCTCGGAGTGGTAtaaagtggggagggaaagacggtCTGATAGGTTTCTTGATGCTATGGCAACGGATTGGACTTCAGCATTGGGAGAGCAGGTCACTGCTGACGAATTAGTTCGGTGTTTTCAGGAATGTGCCTCTGCCTCCCCTAATGTGAGTTTGAGGGAAGTACATCTGCAGATTCTGCACCAATCTTATTTAACGAGATGTAAGGGACGAAAGATGGGGCTATGGCCTGATGACTGCTGCCCCAGATGTCCGGCTCGTCGGGACACCTTGGTACATCACTTTTTGGAATGTTCACATGTAGGGCCCCTGTGGATTTCTGTGCTTCGGGAGCTGGAAAACGTTATAGGACTATCTATAGACTGGTCTTACAAAACGTTGCTGTTGGGTGTCACAGGTCCCCTGGTGGAAGCGGGTGTTAGCGACCCTGGACAGCGCTTTCTTTTAGTGGCCTTAGGAATCACAAAGAAACTAATTCTTCGCCACTGGATTTGTACAACGCGGCCAACAGTGGCGGGCTCATATGTCTCTGATGGCTGGGTGAGAACGGCAGCATCGCCGGGGGGCAGCGAGCTGGAAATCTAGAACCTATTTGGATTATTGGAGCTCCTTTTAGGGCTGGTTAGAGATCCCGGGtgcacagggtgggggggggaggggttggaggggagggtttcatttcaaaattggatctgcatgggAGTTGATATGTTGTGGATTTACTCATGTTTGTTCATTCTTTGCCTGCACCTTTGATTATTGTACATGATGTCCCTATTGTATGGTCATACTCTGTATAttctcgtatgcattgatcctttaataaatatattttcaaaaaaaaaaaaaaaaaaagacattccaGAAAACTTGGCCAGCTGTTCCAAGAAAACATACATTCAGAGACACTGAAATAGTGAGAAATGCAGAGGCTCAAAAAACTGTACAGTCAactagaaatgaaaaaaaaaaaaaaaaaactgaatcccagaacataatttttcccccCTCCAGGTGTGCATCAAGCCAGTGATGGTGATATTATTCACAGCAAAAGATTGCTCTGCTCTTACTAAGCAAAGCAAGGAAAAGTGCATGCAGTGAATGACATTTCTAGTGCACTGTTTCAACACTTTTAAGTTGTGATAAAaagcaaaataaagacagcattGTATCGCAACAAAATGGGGGACTATTAAAATATATTTACTGACATGTACCTGAAACAGATAACATTTACACTCcttttccaaattcatgaaaacAGCACAATCGGTAATACTAGACCTAGTTTACAAAGGCTATGCATCTCTCCTGCAACCCAGGATCATTTCTGGGCTCCAAACAGAAGAAATGAATCACGCAGGGTGCCTTGTTTCATGTCTAAGACACCCTACATGGCCCAATATTTGCTCCAGATCAGAcccaaggaggagaggtgcccaGAGAAAGGGAAGAAACTGACGAGCAGAACCCATTGCTAAGCTCTTTGTGAATTCTTCAGAGCTCCAGTAAACCGGTGCTGGGCTTATGCGGTACAGCCATGTGAACCTGGCACAGATGGCTCTATTCTGTCACAAGAGATCTAAACTGAACAACTCCCAGCCCTTACGATTTCAGCCATGTGACCCCATGATGGTTTGGATAATGGTTTTCAAGCCTCAACAAGAAAGAATTTAAAGTCAACAAAATGTGCCTTTTCATCTTAGGTTCTCTAAAGAGTACCACAAAAGAAGGTATatttaccccccaaaaaaaaccaaggaTGTTTGGAAATTTCCTCATTTTTAATGGTCATGATGACTTCTGGCTGGTTTTATATAGTACAATGAATAACATAACGTTTTAAAAAAGTTTCAACACACCATTTTTCTTGTGCCAACATTCCATTTTTGCAATAAAACTTCCACCATCTAATACAGGTCTCCGATCACTGCAGAGCAACACCTCAAGTGTATGAAAAGCTGAAAAAAAACTCAGTGCAGCAGTAAgatgaattattttaaaatacCCAATATATCTCTTAACCAAACTCTCCGTCTCCATTGCTTTTCAAAGGAACAAAAGTGTTACTGCTGCTCATACACGCGTCCTTTGCCTCCTCCTGAAATCATACAGCGTAAAGTTCGTAAATCTTCTTGGCACAGTATGCCAGGGCAGCGAGTGCTATTGTGTTATGGAGTCTCTTTCTGTGAACGTCATCCTTTCTCACCAGAACCACGGGTGTCGAAGAAGTAAGCGTGTGTAGAGGCAGCCGGGAAAGTTTATGGGCATCGTACTCCACTTGGTACTTACAGCAGGGATCAAACTGCCAGGATATCCCATAGAGGGCAGAGCAGGCCACACTTAGCATGCCAGCTGGCAAGGATACGTAGTGAAAATACTCTGATGGAAGTGCCAGTGGGGTGAAGAGACAGGCAGTGCCAGATAGGACAGCGGTCTTATGCAGGCAGTTCCCTACAGTGATCCAGCGGGCCGTCTCATCACCAATGCGCGTGGGCTCAATaattatgtatttatattgaGCTTCCAAAGCCTGCTCCAGCTCATATTCAAACTGGTCCTGTGCATTCTCGCCGTTGTAGATTTCATGCACGATGTAACACTCTGTGGAGGACAAGGCCACCCtacaaaatgaagagaaagagTCAATTGTGTACAACATAAATTTTCAAGTTGTAATTACACTTTCATAGTGGCTGACCTTCAACACGTGTAAAGCCAAGGTTACAGCGTTTTAGCTTAGCAAATGCATCAACTGAGAACACAAAAGCAAGAC contains:
- the TMEM11 gene encoding transmembrane protein 11, mitochondrial isoform X1 gives rise to the protein MAAWGRKRAGPTGRERVALSSTECYIVHEIYNGENAQDQFEYELEQALEAQYKYIIIEPTRIGDETARWITVGNCLHKTAVLSGTACLFTPLALPSEYFHYVSLPAGMLSVACSALYGISWQFDPCCKYQVEYDAHKLSRLPLHTLTSSTPVVLVRKDDVHRKRLHNTIALAALAYCAKKIYELYAV
- the TMEM11 gene encoding transmembrane protein 11, mitochondrial isoform X2; translation: MFLSALRVALSSTECYIVHEIYNGENAQDQFEYELEQALEAQYKYIIIEPTRIGDETARWITVGNCLHKTAVLSGTACLFTPLALPSEYFHYVSLPAGMLSVACSALYGISWQFDPCCKYQVEYDAHKLSRLPLHTLTSSTPVVLVRKDDVHRKRLHNTIALAALAYCAKKIYELYAV